A single Symbiobacterium thermophilum IAM 14863 DNA region contains:
- a CDS encoding GNAT family N-acetyltransferase — MSAAVQDKPVLIVTRTGRLVTIRPCTPADAPLIAAMYQRLSPRSMRFRYCSGLHIHEEEEAARLCGGDPDAGVVLLALSEGEVVAVGELGQVDEECAEIALLVRDDCQGEGIGTALGQELVEAARERGFTRLVAYMLAENQAMRRIIRGLPFRRTWDSGCGELCVTVELDRPAVLR, encoded by the coding sequence ATGTCGGCCGCTGTGCAGGACAAGCCCGTCCTGATCGTCACCCGGACCGGCCGCCTGGTCACCATCCGGCCCTGCACGCCCGCGGACGCGCCCCTCATCGCGGCCATGTACCAGCGGCTGTCGCCCCGCAGCATGCGGTTCCGCTACTGTTCGGGCCTGCACATCCACGAGGAGGAGGAGGCCGCGCGCCTCTGCGGCGGCGATCCCGATGCGGGTGTGGTCCTGCTGGCGCTGAGCGAGGGGGAGGTCGTGGCCGTCGGCGAGCTGGGGCAGGTCGATGAGGAGTGCGCCGAGATCGCCCTGCTGGTGCGGGACGACTGCCAGGGTGAGGGCATCGGCACCGCCCTGGGCCAGGAACTGGTGGAAGCGGCCCGGGAGCGGGGGTTCACCCGGCTTGTGGCCTACATGCTGGCGGAGAACCAGGCCATGCGGCGGATCATCCGCGGGCTGCCCTTCCGGCGCACCTGGGACAGCGGCTGCGGCGAGCTCTGCGTGACGGTGGAGTTGGATCGGCCCGCCGTCCTGCGGTGA
- a CDS encoding SDR family NAD(P)-dependent oxidoreductase — translation MGMLDGKVAIITGAAMGMGAATAELFAREGARVVIADLNEELGRAQARKIQDAGGAAAFVRADVSRAGDVEAMVQFAVDTFGRLDVAVNNAAHSPDTRPLADLDEAVWDAVIGVDLKGVALCLKYELRQMLKQGGGGSIINISSVSGIRPQPGTPAYVAAKHGVIGLTKQAAMDYSPHGIRVNAVAPGAVDTPMLQKALVEFNLEPVSYAKQLSLLGRFAQASEVAEVNLWLASDRSSYVTGAVYTVDGGYTAM, via the coding sequence ATGGGCATGTTGGACGGAAAGGTGGCCATCATCACCGGCGCGGCGATGGGCATGGGCGCGGCCACGGCGGAGCTCTTCGCCCGGGAGGGCGCCAGGGTGGTCATCGCCGACCTGAACGAGGAGCTGGGAAGGGCCCAGGCCCGGAAGATCCAGGATGCCGGCGGCGCCGCCGCCTTCGTCCGGGCGGACGTCTCCCGGGCCGGGGACGTGGAAGCGATGGTGCAGTTCGCCGTGGACACCTTCGGCCGGCTGGACGTCGCGGTGAACAACGCGGCCCACTCGCCCGACACCAGGCCCCTGGCCGACCTGGACGAGGCGGTGTGGGACGCGGTCATCGGGGTGGACCTGAAGGGCGTCGCGCTCTGCCTGAAGTACGAGCTGCGGCAGATGTTGAAGCAAGGGGGCGGCGGATCCATCATCAACATCTCGTCGGTCAGCGGCATCCGGCCCCAGCCGGGAACCCCGGCATACGTCGCCGCCAAACACGGCGTGATCGGCCTCACCAAGCAGGCTGCCATGGACTACTCGCCCCACGGCATCCGGGTGAACGCGGTCGCGCCCGGCGCGGTGGACACCCCGATGCTGCAGAAGGCCCTGGTGGAGTTCAACCTGGAGCCGGTCTCCTACGCAAAGCAGCTCAGCCTGCTCGGCCGGTTCGCGCAGGCCAGCGAGGTGGCCGAGGTGAACCTGTGGCTCGCCTCGGACCGCTCCTCCTACGTCACCGGCGCCGTCTACACCGTGGACGGCGGCTACACCGCCATGTAG
- a CDS encoding SDR family NAD(P)-dependent oxidoreductase, whose protein sequence is MQLFSLEGRVALVTGAGRGIGRALALGLADAGADVVCLARTGSEVEAAAEEVRARGRRALAVTADVTSQAQVTEAVEAALDRFGKIDILVNNAGINIRKPALEVAEADWDRVVQTNLKGPFLVAQTVGRHMCERGYGRIINVASVGGAVALRTGVAYGASKAGLMHMTRILAMEWARYGVTVNGIGPWYFRTPLTEKLLQDEQYVAEILARTPMRRIGDLAELVGPVVFLASDASSYVTGQVLMVDGGMSVYGF, encoded by the coding sequence ATGCAGCTCTTCTCGCTGGAAGGCCGGGTCGCCCTGGTGACCGGGGCTGGGCGGGGGATCGGCCGGGCCCTGGCGCTGGGCCTGGCGGACGCCGGGGCGGACGTGGTTTGCCTGGCCAGGACCGGCTCCGAGGTGGAGGCCGCGGCGGAGGAGGTCCGGGCCAGGGGCCGCCGGGCGCTGGCGGTGACCGCAGACGTGACGAGCCAGGCGCAGGTGACGGAGGCCGTCGAGGCGGCCCTGGACCGGTTCGGCAAGATCGACATCCTGGTGAACAACGCGGGCATCAACATCCGCAAGCCGGCGCTGGAGGTGGCGGAGGCGGACTGGGACCGGGTGGTGCAGACCAATCTGAAGGGTCCCTTCCTGGTCGCCCAGACGGTGGGCCGGCACATGTGCGAGCGGGGCTACGGCCGGATCATCAACGTCGCATCGGTAGGCGGAGCGGTGGCGCTGCGCACCGGGGTTGCCTACGGCGCCAGCAAGGCGGGGCTGATGCACATGACCCGTATCCTGGCCATGGAGTGGGCCCGGTACGGGGTGACGGTGAACGGCATCGGCCCCTGGTACTTCCGCACGCCGCTGACGGAGAAGCTGCTGCAGGACGAACAGTACGTGGCGGAGATTCTGGCCCGCACGCCGATGCGGCGCATCGGCGACCTGGCGGAGCTGGTGGGGCCGGTGGTGTTCCTCGCGTCGGACGCGTCCAGCTACGTCACCGGGCAGGTGCTGATGGTGGACGGGGGCATGTCTGTCTACGGGTTCTGA